Sequence from the Nocardiopsis sp. YSL2 genome:
AGCCTGGTGATCTCGGTGACCGCGTCGCCGGTGACCAGTCGGGTGTTCCAGTCGACCGTGCTGGTCGTCGAGGAGAACACCACCTTCGGCATGTCCCGCCAGCGGCCGGCGAACTCGATCGCCGCCGGTGTGGCACCCGGCTGCTGGTCGGCGGTCGGCCAGTGGGAGCTCATCGTCTCCCACAGTCTGCGCCCGTACAGCGCCAGGCCCGTCGCGTCCACCCGGTCGGACCACCACTGGAACAGCTCGTCGCTCGGCACGCTCCAGTCGAGGTCGTCGCCGGGCGCGGCGATGTAGCCGTCCAGGCTCAGGTTCATGCCATAGCTCAGTTTCCGCATGGTGTCAGCTTTCCGTGAGTCGGTCTTCGACGTACAGACCAGCACGGCGCGCAGAAATCATCGGTCGGGCCACGCCGGGGGCCGGTTGACCACCACGCCGAGCGGATGCTCCGTACGGAGAGGAGCCTCCGGCGTACCGGCGGGAACCGTGCCGAAACGGCGCGCGCCCCGGTCCGCTGGGGACCGGGGCGCGCGCCGTCGTCGAATCGGTCGGGTCAGTCCTGCTGGTGGCGGCGGGCCTTGTGGACCGGCTCCAGCACCGCCAGGCACTCCACGTGGTGGGTCATCGGGAACGCGTCGAAGGCGCGCACGTCCACCAGCCGGTATCCGCTGCGCTGGAACTCCGCCAGGTCGCGGGCCAGCGTCGCCGGGTCACAGGAGACGTAGGCCACCGCGCGCGGGCGCATACCCGTCACCGACCGCACGACCTTGACGCCCGCGCCCGCCCGGGGCGGGTCCAGGACGACGACGTCGGCGCGCACGTCCGCCCACTCGCGCAGCTGCGCGGCCACGTCGTTCTTCTCGACCCGCACCTGCTCCAGGTCGCGCAGGTTGTAGGTGGCGTCGCGGACGGCCTCGGCGCCGCTCTCCACGCCCATCGCCCTGCCCTCGGGGCCCACGGCCTCGGCCAGTGCGCCCGTGAACAGCCCGGCGCCGCAGAACAGGTCCATGGCGGTCTCGCCAGGCAGGGGTTTGAGGGCGTCCATGACGGCGGCGGTCAGGACCTCGCCCGCCGCCGGGTGCACCTGCCAGAAGCCGCCCGCGCTCACCCGGTACTCGCGCCCGGCGACGGTCTCGCGGACCCCGCGGCGACCGCGCACGGCCTGGACCCGGCCGCCCTTGAAGCGGCGCAGCACGGCGCTGGAGGCCTTGAGCTCGGGGAGCGTGGTCAGCCGGGCCTTGGTGGGGGTGACGACGACGGCGCGGTCGGCGCACGTGGAGGAGGCGACCGCCTCGACCTCCTTGACGTCCGGCCAGAGCGTCTCGGTCACTCCCAGCTCCGTC
This genomic interval carries:
- a CDS encoding dihydrofolate reductase family protein, which produces MRKLSYGMNLSLDGYIAAPGDDLDWSVPSDELFQWWSDRVDATGLALYGRRLWETMSSHWPTADQQPGATPAAIEFAGRWRDMPKVVFSSTTSTVDWNTRLVTGDAVTEITRLKADDGGPMDIGGATLAAAAMRAGLIDEYAIVTHPVLVGGGTPFFAALDNRVNLNLVETRTFPDGVVLTRYETRR
- a CDS encoding class I SAM-dependent RNA methyltransferase, whose product is MTRVGNQYELTVDDVAHGGWCVGRHDDQVVFVRHALPGERVRVRVTEETTRFLRGEAIEILTPSPDRVEAPCAFAGPGKCGGCDWQHASLEAQRRMKGQVVTDQLARIAGIEREVVVEELPGTPDGLGWRTRVRFSVDDEGRAGLRRHRAHGIEPVDRCLIAHPGVTELGVTETLWPDVKEVEAVASSTCADRAVVVTPTKARLTTLPELKASSAVLRRFKGGRVQAVRGRRGVRETVAGREYRVSAGGFWQVHPAAGEVLTAAVMDALKPLPGETAMDLFCGAGLFTGALAEAVGPEGRAMGVESGAEAVRDATYNLRDLEQVRVEKNDVAAQLREWADVRADVVVLDPPRAGAGVKVVRSVTGMRPRAVAYVSCDPATLARDLAEFQRSGYRLVDVRAFDAFPMTHHVECLAVLEPVHKARRHQQD